Proteins co-encoded in one Medicago truncatula cultivar Jemalong A17 chromosome 8, MtrunA17r5.0-ANR, whole genome shotgun sequence genomic window:
- the LOC120577463 gene encoding disease resistance protein RUN1: MASSSSSSSPFKKHDVFISFRGEDTRTNFTSFLHAALCKNHIETYIDYRIEKGEEVWEELEKAIKASALFLVVFSENYASSTWCLNELVEIMKCKKNDEDNVVVIPVFYRIEASHVRKQTGSYHTALLKQKKQGKDKIQRWKIALFEVANLSGFDSSTYRYFLCFYFYKLTEADLIGDIIKAVLQKLNQKYTNELRCLFIPDENYSSIESLLKVDSREVRTIGIWGMGGIGKTTLAAAIFQKVSSMYEGSCFLENVTEESKRHGFSYTYNRLLSKLLGEDLHIETPKVISSMVMKRLKRMKAFIVLDDVRTLELLDNMIGAGHDCLGAGSRVIVTTRDKHVLIGGGIVDIHQVKEMNSPNSIRLFSLNAFKKILPNEGYEEISNNVVSYAKGNPLALKVLGSFLLTKSKKEWDSALNKLKEIPNAEIQKVLRLSYDELDDTEKDIFLDIACFFKGCGSKSRVTKILNACGLFADIGIRNLLDKALVTITSANGIQMHDLIREMGRQIVREESIKNPGQRSRLWNAEEICDVLTNNNVRMIYTLTCIPKNMYIYGTGAVESICLDMNQITCINLCSKAFRKMPNLRLLAFVDRNLDAKGIISVHLPEGLDFLPNNLRSFEWSAYPINSLPSNFSPWKLVELCLPYSNLEKLWNGAQNFPSLERIDLRDSACLIECPNFSNAPNLKHIMLDNCVSMSHVYPSIFNLPKLEEFAVTQCKSLKSLCGITRSQSLHTLWAGGCYNLQEFITISQNTNDPSTTTTGFTSSTNLEYFTFHICEGLLDLPENFANHMTLSDSKMNEQDNLTTFHKILPSPCFRTVRSLIFNAIRNLSVIPDSISLLSSLENLTLSGCAIISLPESINCLPRLMFLDIDKCEMLQSIPSLPQSIQWFHVRNCESLQNVLNSTNEQTKKHQNKCTFLLPNCIKLDQHSFVSVLKDAIVRIELGAKPLLPADVLETNEKASSDDGWINIFIGDSLIKGKNCYMLPAGNFKNGDWFHYHSTQTLVSIELPPRDHLGFIFYLVLSQNQSCRIRNLGCKCYIETTCGDFISIKSFFRDESVVFYPYSSFDTLSDHLFLWYDIQCCEQIMEAIKEIKANDMSAIHNSKLTFKFFARTEENMEAVIKECGFRWIYSSEGQVVEEEEGCESETSKETHTVEGSKSDEQEETVPAAMNFQQSVYGTPNLEAVETKDLRSVLEELLHIGFGGDLML, from the exons atggcttcttcttcttcttcttcttctcctttcaAAAAACACGATGTTTTTATCAGTTTTAGAGGGGAGGATACTCGCACCAATTTTACAAGCTTTCTTCATGCGGCTTTGTGTAAAAACCACATCGAAACCTACATAGACTATAGAATCGAAAAAGGAGAAGAGGTTTGGGAAGAACTAGAAAAAGCAATTAAAGCATCCGCTTTATTTTTGGTTGTGTTCTCAGAAAACTATGCATCTTCAACATGGTGTTTGAATGAACTCGTTGAAATAATGAAGTGCAAAAAAAATGACGAAGACAACGTTGTTGTTATTCCTGTGTTCTACCGTATAGAAGCTTCACATGTCCGAAAGCAGACAGGAAGTTACCACACAGCGTTgttgaaacaaaagaaacaaggCAAAGATAAGATTCAAAGGTGGAAGATTGCTCTCTTTGAAGTAGCTAATTTATCTGGCTTTGATTCAAGTACATATAGGTATTTTCTTTGCTTCTACTTTTACAAATT gactGAAGCTGACTTGATTGGAGACATCATCAAAGCAGTCCTccaaaaattgaatcaaaagtATACAAATGAACTTAGATGCTTGTTCATACCAGATGAAAACTATTCAAGCATTgaatcattattaaaagtagATTCAAGAGAAGTTAGAACTATTGGAATTTGGGGCATGGGAGGCATAGGAAAGACAACCCTTGCTGCTGCCATATTTCAGAAGGTATCTTCCATGTATGAAGGTAGTTGCTTCCTAGAAAATGTCACAGAAGAATCAAAGAGACATGGGTTCAGTTACACATACAACAGACTTCTTTCTAAGTTACTAGGGGAAGATCTTCATATTGAGACTCCTAAAGTAATATCATCTATGGTTATGAAAAGACTCAAACGCATGAAAGCTTTCATTGTACTAGATGATGTTCGTACTTTAGAACTTCTAGATAATATGATTGGAGCAGGGCATGATTGCCTTGGAGCTGGTAGCAGAGTCATTGTGACAACCAGAGATAAGCATGTATTGATAGGTGGAGGAATTGTCGATATTCATCAAGTTAAGGAAATGAACTCTCCAAATTCCATCAGGTTGTTCAGTTTGAATGCTTTCAAAAAAATCCTTCCCAATGAGGGATATGAGGAGATATCAAACAATGTAGTTTCTTACGCCAAAGGCAACCCTTTGGCCTTGAAAGTTCTGGGTTCATTTCTTCttacaaaaagtaaaaaagaatggGACAGCGCTCTAAATAAACTGAAGGAAATTCCCAATGCTGAAATTCAAAAGGTGTTGAGATTAAGCTATGATGAATTAGATGATACAGAGAAAGATATATTTCTAGACATTGCATGTTTTTTCAAAGGTTGTGGAAGCAAAAGCAGagtaacaaaaatattaaatgcgTGTGGTTTATTTGCAGATATTGGGATAAGAAACCTTTTAGACAAGGCTCTTGTAACTATTACTTCAGCCAATGGCATACAGATGCATGATTTGATACGAGAGATGGGTAGGCAAATTGTTCGTGAAGAATCTATCAAAAACCCTGGACAACGCAGTAGATTGTGGAATGCTGAAGAAATTTGTGATGTGTTGACAAACAATAATGTAAGAATGATATATACCTTGACTTGCATTCCAAaaaacatgtatatatat gGGACTGGTGCAGTTGAAAGCATATGCTTGGATATGAATCAAATTACCTGCATAAATTTGTGCTCTAAAGCATTCAGAAAGATGCCAAACCTAAGATTACTTGCTTTCGTAGACCGAAATCTAGATGCTAAGGGAATTATTTCTGTGCATCTTCCCGAGGGCCTTGATTTTTTGCCTAACAACTTGAGAAGTTTTGAATGGAGTGCATATCCAATAAATTCTCTACCATCAAATTTTTCTCCATGGAAGCTTGTTGAACTTTGTCTTCCATATAGCAACCTGGAAAAACTTTGGAACGGAGCACAG aatTTTCCGAGCTTAGAGAGAATAGACCTTCGTGATTCGGCATGCTTGATAGAGTGTCCAAATTTTTCCAATGCCCCAAATCTCAAGCATATAATGCTTGACAATTGTGTAAGCATGTCTCATGTTTACCCATCTATTTTCAATCTCCCAAAGCTTGAAGAGTTCGCTGTGACTCAATGTAAGTCACTTAAGAGCCTCTGTGGCATCACTCGTTCACAATCTCTCCATACACTTTGGGCAGGTGGATGTTACAATCTCCAAGAGTTCATAACAATATCCCAAAACACTAATGATCCTTCCACAACCACAACTGGGTTCACATCATCAACTAATCTTGAATATTTTACTTTTCACATATGTGAGGGTCTTTTGGATCTCCCTGAAAACTTTGCAAACCATATGACACTTTCTGACTCAAAGATGAATGAGCAAGACAATTTAACGACCTTCCATAAAATACTACCTAGCCCTTGCTTCAGGACTGTTAGaagtttaattttcaatgctATTCGCAATTTATCTGTAATCCCAGACAGCATCTCCTTGCTATCATCATTGGAGAATTTAACACTATCTGGCTGTGCTATCATAAGCTTACCTGAAAGCATTAATTGTCTTCCAAGACTCATGTTTCTTGACATTGATAAATGTGAAATGCTTCAATCTATACCTTCTCTTCCACAATCCATTCAGTGGTTCCATGTTCGGAATTGTGAATCTCTTCAGAATGTGTTGAATTCAACAAATGAACAAAccaaaaaacaccaaaataagtGTACTTTTCTCCTCCCTAACTGCATCAAATTGGATCAACATTCATTTGTTTCCGTTTTGAAAGATGCCATTGTAAGGATTGAACTTGGAGCAAAACCACTACTACCAGCAGATGTATTAGAAACCAATGAAAAAGCATCTTCAGATGATGGCTGGATCAACATCTTTATTGGTGACAGTTTAATAAAAGGTAAGAATTGCTACATGTTACCAGctggaaattttaaaaatggagACTGGTTCCATTACCATTCTACACAAACTTTGGTGTCTATTGAACTTCCCCCTAGGGATCATTTGGGTTTCATTTTCTACTTGGTTCTTTCTCAAAATCAATCATGTCGCATTCGAAACCTTGGATGCAAATGCTATATAGAAACCACTTGCGGTGATTTTATTAGTATAAAAAGTTTCTTTAGAGATGAAAGTGTTGTGTTTTATCCTTACTCTTCATTTGACACATTGTCGGATCATTTGTTTTTATGGTACGATATACAATGTTGTGAGCAAATAATGGAAGCAATCAAAGAAATAAAAGCCAATGACATGAGTGCCATTCACAATTCAAAGCTTACATTTAAATTCTTCGCTCGTACTGAAGAAAATATGGAAGCAGTGATAAAAGAGTGTGGTTTTCGATGGATATATTCCTCAGAAGGTCAAGTTGtcgaggaagaagaaggatgtgAATCTGAGACAAGTAAGGAAACTCACACAGTGGAGGGTTCTAAATCTGATGAGCAAGAAGAAACAGTTCCAGCAGCAATGAATTTTCAGCAAAGTGTCTATGGAACTCCCAATCTGGAAGCAGTAGAAACAAAAGACTTAAG GAGTGTACTTGAAGAACTCTTGCATATTGGATTTGGCGGAGACCTCATGTTATAA